The following are encoded in a window of Bos indicus isolate NIAB-ARS_2022 breed Sahiwal x Tharparkar chromosome 7, NIAB-ARS_B.indTharparkar_mat_pri_1.0, whole genome shotgun sequence genomic DNA:
- the RPL36 gene encoding large ribosomal subunit protein eL36 produces MALRYPMAVGLNKGHKVTKNVGKPRHSRRRGRLTKHTKFVRDMIREVCGFAPYERRAMELLKVSKDKRALKFIKKRVGTHIRAKRKREELSNVLAAMRKAAAKKD; encoded by the exons ATGGCTCTGCGCTACCCCATGGCCGTGGGCCTCAACAAGGGTCACAAGGTGACCAAGAACGTGGGCAAGCCGAGGCACAGCCGCCGCCGCGGG CGTCTCACCAAACACACCAAATTCGTGCGGGACATGATCCGGGAGGTGTGTGGCTTCGCCCCTTACGAGCGACGAGCCATGGAGCTGCTCAAGGTCTCCAAGGACAAGCGGGCCCTCAAGTTCATCAAGAAAAGG GTGGGGACACATATCCGCgcgaagaggaagagagaggagctgAGCAACGTCTTGGCCGCCATGAGGAAAGCGGCAGCCAAGAAGGACTGA
- the HSD11B1L gene encoding hydroxysteroid 11-beta-dehydrogenase 1-like protein isoform X5 translates to MTTLTQPPRSPCATDRSQCRHRGRAGVSLRAPGLPPRAHCPHRSSAAAGGLDYLVLNHLGAAPAGTRVRSSQSTRWLMQAPPSWPWLSSPANAPTLSSERSPSPQAPPLPTKAFTPSPSGLGFLLRPVTRSRHLQMNFLSYVQLTSSALPSLTDSKGSLVVVSSLLGRVPTSFSSPYSAAKFALDSFFSSLRRELDVQEVNVAITMCVLGLRDRASAAEGVRGITRVRAAPGPKAALAVIRGGATRASGVFYPWRFHLLCLLRSWMPHSRAWFVRQELNITTPAAA, encoded by the exons ATGACAACTTTGACCCAG CCTCCACGGAGCCCGTGTGCTACTGACCGGAGTCAGTGCCGGCATAGGGGAAGAGCTGGCGTATCACTACGCGCGCCTGGGCTCCCACCTCGTGCTCACTGCCCACACCGAAGCTCTGCTGCAGCAG GGGGGCTGGACTACCTGGTGCTGAACCACCTCGGCGCCGCCCCAGCAGGCACGAGGGTCCGCAGCTCCCAGTCGACACGTTGGCTCATGCAG GCTCCGCCCTCTTGGCCTTGGCTCAGTTCCCCGGCCAATGCTCCCACACTCTCATCGGAGCGCAGTCCCAGTCCTCAAGCTCCGCCCCTACCTACCAAGGCCTTCACCCCTTCCCCGTCTGGGCTTGGATTCCTCCTCCGCCCGGTGACTCGCAGTCGCCACCTCCAGATGAACTTCCTAAGTTACGTGCAATTGACTTCTTCGGCGCTGCCAAGCCTGACTGACAGCAAGGGCTCCCTGGTGGTGGTGTCCTCATTGCTCG GCCGGGtgcccacttccttctccagcccctACTCTGCAGCCAAGTTCGCGCTGGACAGCTTCTTCAGTTCTCTCCGGAGGGAGCTGGACGTGCAGGAAGTGAACGTGGCCATTACCATGTGCGTTCTGGGTCTCCGAGATCGTGCCTCAGCCGCCGAAGGAGTCAG GGGCATCACGAGGGTCAGGGCCGCTCCAGGGCCCAAGGCAGCCCTGGCCGTAATCCGCGGAGGCGCCACGCGTGCCTCTGGGGTCTTCTACCCGTGGCGCTTCCACCTGCTCTGCCTGCTCCGCAGTTGGATGCCACACTCAAGGGCCTGGTTCGTCCGCCAGGAGCTCAATATAACGACGCCCGCTGCTGCCTGA
- the HSD11B1L gene encoding hydroxysteroid 11-beta-dehydrogenase 1-like protein isoform X1, with amino-acid sequence MKVLLLTGLGALFFAYYWDDNFDPASLHGARVLLTGVSAGIGEELAYHYARLGSHLVLTAHTEALLQQVVGNCRKLGAPKVFYIAADMASPEVPERVVQFALDKLGGLDYLVLNHLGAAPAGTRVRSSQSTRWLMQAPPSWPWLSSPANAPTLSSERSPSPQAPPLPTKAFTPSPSGLGFLLRPVTRSRHLQMNFLSYVQLTSSALPSLTDSKGSLVVVSSLLGRVPTSFSSPYSAAKFALDSFFSSLRRELDVQEVNVAITMCVLGLRDRASAAEGVRGITRVRAAPGPKAALAVIRGGATRASGVFYPWRFHLLCLLRSWMPHSRAWFVRQELNITTPAAA; translated from the exons ATGAAGGTGCTGCTCCTTACCGGGCTGGGAGCCCTGTTCTTTGCCTATTACTGGGATGACAACTTTGACCCAG CCAGCCTCCACGGAGCCCGTGTGCTACTGACCGGAGTCAGTGCCGGCATAGGGGAAGAGCTGGCGTATCACTACGCGCGCCTGGGCTCCCACCTCGTGCTCACTGCCCACACCGAAGCTCTGCTGCAGCAG GTGGTAGGGAACTGCCGGAAGCTGGGCGCTCCCAAGGTCTTCTACATCGCTGCGGACATGGCCTCCCCTGAGGTGCCCGAGCGCGTGGTGCAGTTTGCGCTGGACAAGCTgg GGGGGCTGGACTACCTGGTGCTGAACCACCTCGGCGCCGCCCCAGCAGGCACGAGGGTCCGCAGCTCCCAGTCGACACGTTGGCTCATGCAG GCTCCGCCCTCTTGGCCTTGGCTCAGTTCCCCGGCCAATGCTCCCACACTCTCATCGGAGCGCAGTCCCAGTCCTCAAGCTCCGCCCCTACCTACCAAGGCCTTCACCCCTTCCCCGTCTGGGCTTGGATTCCTCCTCCGCCCGGTGACTCGCAGTCGCCACCTCCAGATGAACTTCCTAAGTTACGTGCAATTGACTTCTTCGGCGCTGCCAAGCCTGACTGACAGCAAGGGCTCCCTGGTGGTGGTGTCCTCATTGCTCG GCCGGGtgcccacttccttctccagcccctACTCTGCAGCCAAGTTCGCGCTGGACAGCTTCTTCAGTTCTCTCCGGAGGGAGCTGGACGTGCAGGAAGTGAACGTGGCCATTACCATGTGCGTTCTGGGTCTCCGAGATCGTGCCTCAGCCGCCGAAGGAGTCAG GGGCATCACGAGGGTCAGGGCCGCTCCAGGGCCCAAGGCAGCCCTGGCCGTAATCCGCGGAGGCGCCACGCGTGCCTCTGGGGTCTTCTACCCGTGGCGCTTCCACCTGCTCTGCCTGCTCCGCAGTTGGATGCCACACTCAAGGGCCTGGTTCGTCCGCCAGGAGCTCAATATAACGACGCCCGCTGCTGCCTGA
- the HSD11B1L gene encoding hydroxysteroid 11-beta-dehydrogenase 1-like protein isoform X8, with product MTTLTQPPRSPCATDRSQCRHRGRAGVSLRAPGLPPRAHCPHRSSAAAGGLDYLVLNHLGAAPAGTRVRSSQSTRWLMQMNFLSYVQLTSSALPSLTDSKGSLVVVSSLLGRVPTSFSSPYSAAKFALDSFFSSLRRELDVQEVNVAITMCVLGLRDRASAAEGVRGITRVRAAPGPKAALAVIRGGATRASGVFYPWRFHLLCLLRSWMPHSRAWFVRQELNITTPAAA from the exons ATGACAACTTTGACCCAG CCTCCACGGAGCCCGTGTGCTACTGACCGGAGTCAGTGCCGGCATAGGGGAAGAGCTGGCGTATCACTACGCGCGCCTGGGCTCCCACCTCGTGCTCACTGCCCACACCGAAGCTCTGCTGCAGCAG GGGGGCTGGACTACCTGGTGCTGAACCACCTCGGCGCCGCCCCAGCAGGCACGAGGGTCCGCAGCTCCCAGTCGACACGTTGGCTCATGCAG ATGAACTTCCTAAGTTACGTGCAATTGACTTCTTCGGCGCTGCCAAGCCTGACTGACAGCAAGGGCTCCCTGGTGGTGGTGTCCTCATTGCTCG GCCGGGtgcccacttccttctccagcccctACTCTGCAGCCAAGTTCGCGCTGGACAGCTTCTTCAGTTCTCTCCGGAGGGAGCTGGACGTGCAGGAAGTGAACGTGGCCATTACCATGTGCGTTCTGGGTCTCCGAGATCGTGCCTCAGCCGCCGAAGGAGTCAG GGGCATCACGAGGGTCAGGGCCGCTCCAGGGCCCAAGGCAGCCCTGGCCGTAATCCGCGGAGGCGCCACGCGTGCCTCTGGGGTCTTCTACCCGTGGCGCTTCCACCTGCTCTGCCTGCTCCGCAGTTGGATGCCACACTCAAGGGCCTGGTTCGTCCGCCAGGAGCTCAATATAACGACGCCCGCTGCTGCCTGA
- the HSD11B1L gene encoding hydroxysteroid 11-beta-dehydrogenase 1-like protein isoform X7, with amino-acid sequence MTTLTQPPRSPCATDRSQCRHRGRAGVSLRAPGLPPRAHCPHRSSAAAGGLDYLVLNHLGAAPAGTRVRSSQSTRWLMQAFTPSPSGLGFLLRPVTRSRHLQMNFLSYVQLTSSALPSLTDSKGSLVVVSSLLGRVPTSFSSPYSAAKFALDSFFSSLRRELDVQEVNVAITMCVLGLRDRASAAEGVRGITRVRAAPGPKAALAVIRGGATRASGVFYPWRFHLLCLLRSWMPHSRAWFVRQELNITTPAAA; translated from the exons ATGACAACTTTGACCCAG CCTCCACGGAGCCCGTGTGCTACTGACCGGAGTCAGTGCCGGCATAGGGGAAGAGCTGGCGTATCACTACGCGCGCCTGGGCTCCCACCTCGTGCTCACTGCCCACACCGAAGCTCTGCTGCAGCAG GGGGGCTGGACTACCTGGTGCTGAACCACCTCGGCGCCGCCCCAGCAGGCACGAGGGTCCGCAGCTCCCAGTCGACACGTTGGCTCATGCAG GCCTTCACCCCTTCCCCGTCTGGGCTTGGATTCCTCCTCCGCCCGGTGACTCGCAGTCGCCACCTCCAGATGAACTTCCTAAGTTACGTGCAATTGACTTCTTCGGCGCTGCCAAGCCTGACTGACAGCAAGGGCTCCCTGGTGGTGGTGTCCTCATTGCTCG GCCGGGtgcccacttccttctccagcccctACTCTGCAGCCAAGTTCGCGCTGGACAGCTTCTTCAGTTCTCTCCGGAGGGAGCTGGACGTGCAGGAAGTGAACGTGGCCATTACCATGTGCGTTCTGGGTCTCCGAGATCGTGCCTCAGCCGCCGAAGGAGTCAG GGGCATCACGAGGGTCAGGGCCGCTCCAGGGCCCAAGGCAGCCCTGGCCGTAATCCGCGGAGGCGCCACGCGTGCCTCTGGGGTCTTCTACCCGTGGCGCTTCCACCTGCTCTGCCTGCTCCGCAGTTGGATGCCACACTCAAGGGCCTGGTTCGTCCGCCAGGAGCTCAATATAACGACGCCCGCTGCTGCCTGA
- the HSD11B1L gene encoding hydroxysteroid 11-beta-dehydrogenase 1-like protein isoform X3: MKVLLLTGLGALFFAYYWDDNFDPASLHGARVLLTGVSAGIGEELAYHYARLGSHLVLTAHTEALLQQVVGNCRKLGAPKVFYIAADMASPEVPERVVQFALDKLGGLDYLVLNHLGAAPAGTRVRSSQSTRWLMQAPPSWPWLSSPANAPTLSSERSPSPQAPPLPTKAFTPSPSGLGFLLRPVTRSRHLQMNFLSYVQLTSSALPSLTDSKGSLVVVSSLLGRVPTSFSSPYSAAKFALDSFFSSLRRELDVQEVNVAITMCVLGLRDRASAAEGVSWMPHSRAWFVRQELNITTPAAA, encoded by the exons ATGAAGGTGCTGCTCCTTACCGGGCTGGGAGCCCTGTTCTTTGCCTATTACTGGGATGACAACTTTGACCCAG CCAGCCTCCACGGAGCCCGTGTGCTACTGACCGGAGTCAGTGCCGGCATAGGGGAAGAGCTGGCGTATCACTACGCGCGCCTGGGCTCCCACCTCGTGCTCACTGCCCACACCGAAGCTCTGCTGCAGCAG GTGGTAGGGAACTGCCGGAAGCTGGGCGCTCCCAAGGTCTTCTACATCGCTGCGGACATGGCCTCCCCTGAGGTGCCCGAGCGCGTGGTGCAGTTTGCGCTGGACAAGCTgg GGGGGCTGGACTACCTGGTGCTGAACCACCTCGGCGCCGCCCCAGCAGGCACGAGGGTCCGCAGCTCCCAGTCGACACGTTGGCTCATGCAG GCTCCGCCCTCTTGGCCTTGGCTCAGTTCCCCGGCCAATGCTCCCACACTCTCATCGGAGCGCAGTCCCAGTCCTCAAGCTCCGCCCCTACCTACCAAGGCCTTCACCCCTTCCCCGTCTGGGCTTGGATTCCTCCTCCGCCCGGTGACTCGCAGTCGCCACCTCCAGATGAACTTCCTAAGTTACGTGCAATTGACTTCTTCGGCGCTGCCAAGCCTGACTGACAGCAAGGGCTCCCTGGTGGTGGTGTCCTCATTGCTCG GCCGGGtgcccacttccttctccagcccctACTCTGCAGCCAAGTTCGCGCTGGACAGCTTCTTCAGTTCTCTCCGGAGGGAGCTGGACGTGCAGGAAGTGAACGTGGCCATTACCATGTGCGTTCTGGGTCTCCGAGATCGTGCCTCAGCCGCCGAAGGAGTCAG TTGGATGCCACACTCAAGGGCCTGGTTCGTCCGCCAGGAGCTCAATATAACGACGCCCGCTGCTGCCTGA
- the HSD11B1L gene encoding hydroxysteroid 11-beta-dehydrogenase 1-like protein isoform X4: MKVLLLTGLGALFFAYYWDDNFDPASLHGARVLLTGVSAGIGEELAYHYARLGSHLVLTAHTEALLQQVVGNCRKLGAPKVFYIAADMASPEVPERVVQFALDKLGGLDYLVLNHLGAAPAGTRVRSSQSTRWLMQMNFLSYVQLTSSALPSLTDSKGSLVVVSSLLGRVPTSFSSPYSAAKFALDSFFSSLRRELDVQEVNVAITMCVLGLRDRASAAEGVRGITRVRAAPGPKAALAVIRGGATRASGVFYPWRFHLLCLLRSWMPHSRAWFVRQELNITTPAAA, translated from the exons ATGAAGGTGCTGCTCCTTACCGGGCTGGGAGCCCTGTTCTTTGCCTATTACTGGGATGACAACTTTGACCCAG CCAGCCTCCACGGAGCCCGTGTGCTACTGACCGGAGTCAGTGCCGGCATAGGGGAAGAGCTGGCGTATCACTACGCGCGCCTGGGCTCCCACCTCGTGCTCACTGCCCACACCGAAGCTCTGCTGCAGCAG GTGGTAGGGAACTGCCGGAAGCTGGGCGCTCCCAAGGTCTTCTACATCGCTGCGGACATGGCCTCCCCTGAGGTGCCCGAGCGCGTGGTGCAGTTTGCGCTGGACAAGCTgg GGGGGCTGGACTACCTGGTGCTGAACCACCTCGGCGCCGCCCCAGCAGGCACGAGGGTCCGCAGCTCCCAGTCGACACGTTGGCTCATGCAG ATGAACTTCCTAAGTTACGTGCAATTGACTTCTTCGGCGCTGCCAAGCCTGACTGACAGCAAGGGCTCCCTGGTGGTGGTGTCCTCATTGCTCG GCCGGGtgcccacttccttctccagcccctACTCTGCAGCCAAGTTCGCGCTGGACAGCTTCTTCAGTTCTCTCCGGAGGGAGCTGGACGTGCAGGAAGTGAACGTGGCCATTACCATGTGCGTTCTGGGTCTCCGAGATCGTGCCTCAGCCGCCGAAGGAGTCAG GGGCATCACGAGGGTCAGGGCCGCTCCAGGGCCCAAGGCAGCCCTGGCCGTAATCCGCGGAGGCGCCACGCGTGCCTCTGGGGTCTTCTACCCGTGGCGCTTCCACCTGCTCTGCCTGCTCCGCAGTTGGATGCCACACTCAAGGGCCTGGTTCGTCCGCCAGGAGCTCAATATAACGACGCCCGCTGCTGCCTGA
- the HSD11B1L gene encoding hydroxysteroid 11-beta-dehydrogenase 1-like protein isoform X2, whose product MKVLLLTGLGALFFAYYWDDNFDPASLHGARVLLTGVSAGIGEELAYHYARLGSHLVLTAHTEALLQQVVGNCRKLGAPKVFYIAADMASPEVPERVVQFALDKLGGLDYLVLNHLGAAPAGTRVRSSQSTRWLMQAFTPSPSGLGFLLRPVTRSRHLQMNFLSYVQLTSSALPSLTDSKGSLVVVSSLLGRVPTSFSSPYSAAKFALDSFFSSLRRELDVQEVNVAITMCVLGLRDRASAAEGVRGITRVRAAPGPKAALAVIRGGATRASGVFYPWRFHLLCLLRSWMPHSRAWFVRQELNITTPAAA is encoded by the exons ATGAAGGTGCTGCTCCTTACCGGGCTGGGAGCCCTGTTCTTTGCCTATTACTGGGATGACAACTTTGACCCAG CCAGCCTCCACGGAGCCCGTGTGCTACTGACCGGAGTCAGTGCCGGCATAGGGGAAGAGCTGGCGTATCACTACGCGCGCCTGGGCTCCCACCTCGTGCTCACTGCCCACACCGAAGCTCTGCTGCAGCAG GTGGTAGGGAACTGCCGGAAGCTGGGCGCTCCCAAGGTCTTCTACATCGCTGCGGACATGGCCTCCCCTGAGGTGCCCGAGCGCGTGGTGCAGTTTGCGCTGGACAAGCTgg GGGGGCTGGACTACCTGGTGCTGAACCACCTCGGCGCCGCCCCAGCAGGCACGAGGGTCCGCAGCTCCCAGTCGACACGTTGGCTCATGCAG GCCTTCACCCCTTCCCCGTCTGGGCTTGGATTCCTCCTCCGCCCGGTGACTCGCAGTCGCCACCTCCAGATGAACTTCCTAAGTTACGTGCAATTGACTTCTTCGGCGCTGCCAAGCCTGACTGACAGCAAGGGCTCCCTGGTGGTGGTGTCCTCATTGCTCG GCCGGGtgcccacttccttctccagcccctACTCTGCAGCCAAGTTCGCGCTGGACAGCTTCTTCAGTTCTCTCCGGAGGGAGCTGGACGTGCAGGAAGTGAACGTGGCCATTACCATGTGCGTTCTGGGTCTCCGAGATCGTGCCTCAGCCGCCGAAGGAGTCAG GGGCATCACGAGGGTCAGGGCCGCTCCAGGGCCCAAGGCAGCCCTGGCCGTAATCCGCGGAGGCGCCACGCGTGCCTCTGGGGTCTTCTACCCGTGGCGCTTCCACCTGCTCTGCCTGCTCCGCAGTTGGATGCCACACTCAAGGGCCTGGTTCGTCCGCCAGGAGCTCAATATAACGACGCCCGCTGCTGCCTGA
- the HSD11B1L gene encoding hydroxysteroid 11-beta-dehydrogenase 1-like protein isoform X6 has protein sequence MKVLLLTGLGALFFAYYWDDNFDPASLHGARVLLTGVSAGIGEELAYHYARLGSHLVLTAHTEALLQQVVGNCRKLGAPKVFYIAADMASPEVPERVVQFALDKLGGLDYLVLNHLGAAPAGTRVRSSQSTRWLMQAPPSWPWLSSPANAPTLSSERSPSPQAPPLPTKAFTPSPSGLGFLLRPVTRSRHLQMNFLSYVQLTSSALPSLTDSKGSLVVVSSLLGRVPTSFSSPYSAAKFALDSFFSSLRRELDVQEVNVAITMCVLGLRDRASAAEGVRSSI, from the exons ATGAAGGTGCTGCTCCTTACCGGGCTGGGAGCCCTGTTCTTTGCCTATTACTGGGATGACAACTTTGACCCAG CCAGCCTCCACGGAGCCCGTGTGCTACTGACCGGAGTCAGTGCCGGCATAGGGGAAGAGCTGGCGTATCACTACGCGCGCCTGGGCTCCCACCTCGTGCTCACTGCCCACACCGAAGCTCTGCTGCAGCAG GTGGTAGGGAACTGCCGGAAGCTGGGCGCTCCCAAGGTCTTCTACATCGCTGCGGACATGGCCTCCCCTGAGGTGCCCGAGCGCGTGGTGCAGTTTGCGCTGGACAAGCTgg GGGGGCTGGACTACCTGGTGCTGAACCACCTCGGCGCCGCCCCAGCAGGCACGAGGGTCCGCAGCTCCCAGTCGACACGTTGGCTCATGCAG GCTCCGCCCTCTTGGCCTTGGCTCAGTTCCCCGGCCAATGCTCCCACACTCTCATCGGAGCGCAGTCCCAGTCCTCAAGCTCCGCCCCTACCTACCAAGGCCTTCACCCCTTCCCCGTCTGGGCTTGGATTCCTCCTCCGCCCGGTGACTCGCAGTCGCCACCTCCAGATGAACTTCCTAAGTTACGTGCAATTGACTTCTTCGGCGCTGCCAAGCCTGACTGACAGCAAGGGCTCCCTGGTGGTGGTGTCCTCATTGCTCG GCCGGGtgcccacttccttctccagcccctACTCTGCAGCCAAGTTCGCGCTGGACAGCTTCTTCAGTTCTCTCCGGAGGGAGCTGGACGTGCAGGAAGTGAACGTGGCCATTACCATGTGCGTTCTGGGTCTCCGAGATCGTGCCTCAGCCGCCGAAGGAGTCAG GAGCTCAATATAA
- the MICOS13 gene encoding MICOS complex subunit MIC13, with translation MVPRVWSLMRFLIKGSVAGGAVYLVYDQELLGSSDKSQAVLQKAEEVVPNAVYQFSQYVCEQTGLKLPQLPAPPKFNFHIRDSWNSGIITMMSALSVAPSKAWEYSKQGWEYLKEQTK, from the exons ATGGTACCCCGAGTTTGGTCGCTGATGAG GTTCCTCATCAAGGGCAGTGTGGCTGGGGGTGCTGTCTACCTCGTGTACGACCAAGAGCTGCTGGGGTCCAGTGACAAGAGTCAGGCGGTCCTTCAGAAAGCCGAGGAGGTGGTCCCCAATGCCGTGTACCAGTTCAGCCAGTATGTGTGTGAGCAGACAGGCCTGAAGTTACCACAG ctcccagcccctccAAAGTTTAACTTTCACATCCGCGACTCTTGGAATTCAG GCATCATCACCATGATGTCAGCCCTGTCCGTGGCCCCCTCCAAGGCCTGGGAGTACTCCAAGCAGGGCTGGGAATACCTGAAGGAGCAAACCAAGTAG